Genomic segment of Solidesulfovibrio fructosivorans JJ]:
GGATGGAAAACGAAACCACCAGACACAGCGGCAGCTTGTCGAAGGTGTCCCACAGAAAATGCAGATGGCGCAGGGCCGGCGTCAGCGGGTACTCCTCGGCCTTGGGCAGGGTTTCGGCATAGAGCCGGATGTGGGCGATGGCCTCCAGCTCCATGGGCGGCGCATCCATGATGGCCAGAATTTCCTGGACGGCTTCAGGCATTTCGATGTGGCCGAGGGCATCCTCAATATGGGATAGGCACGCATTGAAATAATTGGCCATCGGGGACCTTCCGGTTTTCCGACAGCGTAGCAGACGGAGCCACCGCCAACAATGCGTTTGAGGAAGAAGAGCCGGGGGGAACCTTTTCTGAAGAAAAGGTTCCCCCCAGGCCCCCTTCCCAAAGACTTTTAGCGGTTACTACCTGTCACCGTTAAACGTTTTTGGGAGGGGAGAGCGCGAGAGAGGGACCCTTTTTTCAAAAAGGGTCCCTCTCTCGCATCGCCTTCTCTCGTCCCCCTCCCTCACACGCTCAGGATCTTCCAGCTGTCTTTGAGGTATCCGGTCATGGGCTCGCCCATGTAGAGAACGTCCAGGCCGAGGCGTTTGAGGTCTTCGGTCACGCCGTAGCGCTCGGCGCAGGCCAGGCAGGCCAGAAGCGTCACCCCGGCCTTGCGGCAGGCGGCCACTTCGGCCTGGAGCTCGGCGTCCGTGGCGAGAAGTTTCGCCGAAGGCCCCCAGACGACCAGATGCACCTCGTCCCACCAGCCCTTGAGGCGGGAGTTCTTGGCGTACATGAGCGCCATGTTCAGGGCCGCTTCCTTGTCGGCGGTGACCCAGAGCATGACCAGCCCCGGGGCCGCGTTCTCTTGCGTCGTCATGAATACGTTTCTCCTGTGAAGAGGGGCGCGGAAAC
This window contains:
- a CDS encoding DsrE family protein, which translates into the protein MTTQENAAPGLVMLWVTADKEAALNMALMYAKNSRLKGWWDEVHLVVWGPSAKLLATDAELQAEVAACRKAGVTLLACLACAERYGVTEDLKRLGLDVLYMGEPMTGYLKDSWKILSV